Proteins found in one Paenibacillus sp. genomic segment:
- the epsC gene encoding serine O-acetyltransferase EpsC codes for MGKRFNWLQTMRSDIEAVFDNDPAARSVLEVVLTYSGVHAIWAHRVAHALYKRRWFGLARLISQVSRFFTGIEIHPGARIGRRLFIDHGMGVVIGETCEIGDDVVLYQGVTLGGTGKEKGKRHPTIGSNVVVASGAKVLGSFTVGDYSRIGANAVVLQEVPPYSTVVGIPGRVVRVNGQKVKDKLDHGNIPDPVLELHRQVTAEVAELRAEVERLRAELAEERKRREAEARESIGAAAAKPEREHV; via the coding sequence ATGGGGAAACGATTCAATTGGCTGCAAACGATGCGCTCCGATATCGAAGCCGTCTTCGATAACGATCCCGCGGCCCGCAGCGTGCTGGAGGTCGTGCTGACGTACTCCGGCGTGCATGCCATTTGGGCGCACCGCGTGGCCCACGCTTTGTACAAGAGGCGGTGGTTCGGCCTCGCGCGCCTCATTTCGCAGGTGAGCCGGTTTTTCACCGGCATCGAAATCCATCCCGGGGCCCGAATCGGGAGGCGCTTGTTCATCGACCACGGCATGGGCGTCGTCATCGGCGAAACATGCGAGATCGGCGACGACGTGGTGCTGTATCAGGGCGTCACGCTCGGAGGCACCGGGAAGGAGAAAGGCAAGCGCCACCCGACGATCGGCAGCAACGTCGTCGTCGCCTCCGGCGCGAAGGTGCTCGGCTCGTTCACCGTCGGCGATTATTCGCGCATTGGAGCGAACGCCGTCGTGCTGCAGGAGGTGCCGCCGTACAGCACGGTCGTCGGCATCCCGGGGCGCGTCGTGCGCGTCAACGGGCAGAAGGTGAAGGATAAGCTCGACCACGGCAATATCCCGGATCCGGTGCTCGAGCTGCACCGGCAGGTGACGGCCGAGGTCGCCGAGCTGCGGGCGGAAGTGGAACGGCTGAGGGCGGAGCTGGCCGAGGAGCGGAAGCGGCGCGAGGCCGAAGCCCGCGAATCCATCGGAGCCGCCGCAGCGAAGCCGGAACGCGAACATGTTTGA
- the secE gene encoding preprotein translocase subunit SecE, translating to MAFLARLKQSFGSTFSFFGEAWAELKKVKWPTRKELISYTLVVLFACVFVTIYFYVLDFGISNVIRAILE from the coding sequence GTGGCTTTCTTAGCTCGCTTGAAGCAAAGCTTCGGGTCTACCTTCTCGTTCTTCGGCGAGGCATGGGCCGAACTGAAGAAAGTGAAATGGCCGACCCGGAAAGAACTGATCAGTTACACGCTCGTCGTCCTGTTCGCCTGCGTGTTCGTGACGATCTATTTCTACGTTCTGGACTTCGGGATTTCCAACGTAATCCGCGCGATTTTGGAATAA
- the rpmG gene encoding 50S ribosomal protein L33, protein MRVIVTLACTSCKQRNYTTSKNKRSHPDRIELKKFCPYCNSHTAHRETR, encoded by the coding sequence ATGCGGGTAATCGTTACATTGGCTTGCACGAGCTGCAAGCAGCGGAACTACACGACAAGCAAGAACAAGCGCTCTCATCCGGACCGCATCGAGTTGAAGAAATTCTGCCCGTATTGCAATTCCCATACGGCCCATCGCGAAACGCGGTAA
- the gltX gene encoding glutamate--tRNA ligase: MAGNVTVRTRYAPSPTGHLHIGGARTALFSYLYARNKGGEFIIRIEDTDQSRHVETGIDSQLNGLKWLGLEWNESVDVGGPYGPYRQLERLPIYKEYADKLIAGGHAYYCYCTEAELDAEREAQEARGEMPRYSGRCRTLTAEQEAAYRAEGRKPTIRFRVPADATYVVEDEIRGRVEFQSSDIGDWIMVRPDGVPTYNFAVVIDDHLMRITHVIRGEEHLSNTPRQLMVYAAIGAEPPKFGHLPLILNQDRKKMSKRDESIIQFIEQYRELGYLPEAITNFIALLGWSPGGEQEIFSKDELIAQFGLDRISKSGAVFDTEKLNWMNNHYLRAAELDRVVDLAIPHLVKAGRIPAELTPEKREWVTALVALYLEQLRYAAEIVELSAMFFEETPTVEEEAAAVLAEEQVPTVLRAFAEQVKATPDEAYSADAVKAMLKTVQTETGFKGKQLFMPIRAALTGQTHGRDLNQTLWLLGKETVLARLEARL; encoded by the coding sequence ATGGCCGGCAACGTTACGGTACGCACGCGTTACGCGCCGAGCCCGACGGGGCATCTGCACATCGGCGGGGCGCGTACGGCATTATTCAGTTATTTGTACGCCCGGAACAAGGGCGGGGAATTCATCATCCGCATCGAGGACACCGACCAGTCGCGGCACGTGGAGACGGGCATCGACAGCCAGCTGAACGGGCTGAAGTGGCTTGGGCTGGAGTGGAACGAGAGCGTCGACGTGGGCGGCCCGTACGGTCCGTACCGCCAGCTGGAGCGTCTTCCGATTTATAAAGAATACGCGGACAAGCTCATTGCAGGCGGCCATGCGTATTACTGCTACTGCACCGAGGCGGAGCTCGACGCGGAGCGCGAAGCGCAGGAAGCGCGGGGCGAAATGCCGCGCTACAGCGGCCGCTGCCGCACGCTGACGGCGGAGCAGGAAGCGGCGTACCGCGCGGAAGGGCGCAAGCCGACGATCCGGTTCCGCGTGCCGGCGGACGCGACGTACGTCGTCGAGGACGAAATCCGGGGCCGCGTCGAATTCCAATCGAGCGACATCGGCGATTGGATCATGGTTCGCCCGGACGGCGTGCCGACGTACAATTTCGCGGTCGTCATCGACGATCATTTGATGCGCATCACCCACGTCATCCGCGGCGAGGAGCACTTGTCGAACACGCCGCGCCAGCTGATGGTGTACGCCGCGATCGGCGCGGAGCCGCCGAAGTTCGGCCATCTGCCGCTCATTTTGAACCAAGACCGCAAGAAGATGAGCAAGCGCGACGAATCGATCATCCAGTTCATCGAGCAGTATCGCGAGCTCGGCTACTTGCCGGAAGCGATCACGAACTTCATCGCGCTGCTCGGCTGGTCGCCGGGCGGAGAGCAGGAGATTTTCAGCAAAGACGAGCTTATCGCGCAGTTCGGCCTCGACCGCATCTCGAAGAGCGGCGCCGTGTTCGACACGGAGAAGCTGAATTGGATGAACAATCACTACCTGCGCGCGGCGGAGCTCGATCGCGTCGTCGATCTCGCGATTCCGCATCTGGTCAAGGCGGGCCGCATTCCGGCCGAGCTGACGCCGGAGAAGCGCGAGTGGGTGACGGCGCTCGTAGCGCTGTATCTCGAGCAGCTGCGGTACGCCGCGGAAATCGTCGAGCTGTCGGCGATGTTCTTCGAGGAGACGCCGACGGTCGAGGAAGAAGCGGCGGCCGTGCTGGCCGAGGAGCAGGTGCCGACGGTGCTGCGCGCGTTCGCGGAGCAAGTGAAGGCGACGCCGGATGAGGCGTATTCGGCCGACGCCGTGAAGGCGATGCTCAAGACGGTGCAAACGGAGACAGGCTTCAAAGGCAAGCAGCTGTTCATGCCGATCCGCGCGGCGCTCACCGGGCAGACGCACGGCAGAGACTTGAATCAGACGCTGTGGCTGCTCGGCAAAGAAACGGTGCTGGCCCGCTTGGAAGCGCGTTTGTAA
- the rlmB gene encoding 23S rRNA (guanosine(2251)-2'-O)-methyltransferase RlmB, which produces MSEEIIAGRHPVLEAIRSGRTIHKIMFGEGAQGIGPVLAEAKAAGIVTQQVDKRKLDQAAVGVRHQGIVAMVAERAYAELEDLFAAAEASGEPPLFVLLDEIEDPHNLGSILRTVDCAGAHGVIVPKRRSAGLTATVAKTSAGAIEHVPVARVTNLAQTIDELKERGVWIAGADGSAERDVYGTDLKMPLAIVIGNEGKGLGRLVRERCDFLVKVPMFGRINSLNASVAASLLLYEAVRQRRALGAAAAGRGTNG; this is translated from the coding sequence ATGAGTGAAGAAATTATTGCCGGACGCCACCCGGTGCTCGAGGCGATCCGGTCGGGGCGAACGATTCATAAGATCATGTTCGGCGAAGGGGCGCAGGGCATCGGCCCGGTGCTCGCCGAGGCGAAGGCGGCCGGCATCGTGACGCAGCAGGTCGACAAGCGCAAGCTCGACCAGGCGGCCGTCGGCGTCCGCCATCAAGGCATCGTGGCGATGGTCGCCGAGCGGGCGTACGCGGAGCTGGAAGATCTGTTCGCGGCCGCCGAGGCGTCCGGCGAGCCGCCGCTGTTCGTGCTGCTCGACGAAATCGAGGATCCGCACAACCTCGGCTCGATCCTTCGAACCGTCGACTGCGCGGGCGCGCACGGCGTCATCGTGCCGAAGCGCCGCTCCGCGGGGCTGACCGCGACCGTCGCCAAGACGTCCGCCGGCGCGATCGAGCACGTGCCGGTTGCGCGCGTGACGAACCTCGCGCAGACGATCGACGAGCTGAAGGAGCGCGGCGTCTGGATCGCCGGAGCGGACGGCTCCGCCGAGCGCGACGTGTACGGGACCGATCTGAAGATGCCGCTCGCCATCGTCATCGGCAACGAGGGCAAAGGGCTCGGCAGACTCGTGCGGGAGCGGTGCGACTTCCTCGTCAAGGTGCCGATGTTCGGGCGGATCAACTCGCTCAACGCGTCGGTCGCCGCGTCCTTGCTGCTGTACGAGGCGGTGCGCCAACGCCGCGCGCTCGGCGCCGCGGCCGCGGGACGCGGGACGAATGGATGA
- the cysS gene encoding cysteine--tRNA ligase, with the protein MTTNVPTIHIYNTMTRRKEKFEPLVPGRVTMYVCGPTVYDLIHIGNARPLIFFDVVRRYLQRFYEVTYAVNFTDVDDKLIRRAEETGTSVPELAERNIADFIQDSQSLKVSPATLHPRVTENMDEIIAFIAELVERGFAYESGGDVYFRTEKFPEYGKLSHQNLEELQFGTRVAVDERKESPLDFVLWKAAKPGEISWPSPWGEGRPGWHIECSAMARKYLGDTIDIHGGGMDLTFPHHECEIAQSEAATGKPFARYWMHNAFLNLNDEKMSKSLGNVVNARELASRHKPEAIRFLMLSTHYRNPLNFTDEGLEQAQNGLTRIANSRSNLKHALKSVPADADGEAAGEAEALARVEAIRDMFHAKMSDDFNTPDAITAVFELVSEANAAIAGGTASAKLLGRIDELFQEMDAILGILTEEGEDLLDEEIERLIAERTEARKARNFARADEIRDLLAAQGIVLEDTPQGIRWKRK; encoded by the coding sequence ATGACTACGAACGTACCGACGATTCACATCTACAATACGATGACGCGGCGCAAGGAAAAGTTCGAGCCGCTCGTCCCCGGCCGCGTAACGATGTACGTCTGCGGTCCGACGGTTTACGATCTCATCCATATCGGCAACGCGCGCCCGCTCATTTTCTTCGACGTCGTGCGCCGCTACCTGCAGCGGTTCTACGAGGTGACGTACGCCGTCAACTTCACCGACGTCGACGACAAGCTGATCCGCCGCGCGGAGGAGACGGGCACGAGCGTGCCGGAGCTCGCCGAGCGCAACATCGCCGACTTCATCCAAGATTCGCAGTCGTTGAAAGTGTCGCCGGCGACGCTCCACCCGCGCGTGACCGAAAACATGGACGAGATCATCGCCTTCATCGCGGAGCTCGTCGAGCGGGGCTTCGCGTACGAAAGCGGCGGCGACGTCTACTTCCGCACGGAGAAGTTCCCGGAGTACGGCAAGCTGTCGCATCAGAACCTCGAGGAGCTGCAGTTCGGCACGCGCGTCGCGGTCGACGAGCGCAAGGAGTCGCCGCTCGACTTCGTGCTGTGGAAGGCGGCGAAGCCGGGCGAAATCAGCTGGCCGTCCCCGTGGGGCGAAGGGCGCCCGGGCTGGCACATCGAATGCTCCGCGATGGCGCGCAAGTATTTGGGCGACACGATCGACATCCACGGCGGCGGCATGGACCTCACATTCCCGCACCACGAATGCGAAATCGCCCAGTCCGAGGCGGCGACGGGCAAGCCGTTCGCGCGCTACTGGATGCACAACGCGTTCCTGAATTTGAACGACGAGAAAATGTCGAAGTCGCTCGGCAACGTCGTCAACGCGCGCGAGCTGGCGAGCCGGCATAAGCCGGAAGCGATCCGCTTCCTCATGCTGTCGACGCATTACCGGAACCCGCTCAATTTCACGGACGAAGGGCTCGAGCAGGCGCAGAACGGCCTGACGCGCATCGCCAATTCGCGGTCGAACCTGAAGCACGCTTTGAAAAGCGTTCCCGCGGATGCGGACGGCGAAGCGGCGGGCGAAGCGGAGGCGCTTGCGCGCGTCGAGGCGATCCGCGACATGTTCCACGCGAAAATGAGCGACGACTTCAATACGCCGGACGCGATCACCGCGGTGTTCGAGCTCGTGTCGGAGGCGAACGCGGCAATCGCCGGCGGAACCGCGAGCGCGAAGCTGCTCGGCCGAATCGATGAGCTGTTTCAAGAAATGGACGCGATCTTGGGCATACTGACGGAAGAGGGCGAAGATTTGCTCGACGAAGAGATCGAGCGCCTCATCGCCGAGCGCACCGAAGCGCGCAAGGCGCGCAATTTCGCGCGCGCGGACGAAATCCGCGACCTGCTGGCCGCGCAGGGCATCGTGCTCGAGGACACGCCGCAGGGGATCCGTTGGAAACGAAAGTAG
- the ispF gene encoding 2-C-methyl-D-erythritol 2,4-cyclodiphosphate synthase encodes MIRVGQGFDVHAFAEGRKCIIGGVDIPFEKGLLGHSDADVLLHAVADAVLGALGLGDIGKHFPDTDPAFKDADSVKLLEHVWSLAKARGYKLGNADCTVIAQRPKMAPHIEAMVRNIAKALEAEPEQVNVKATTSEKLGFTGREEGIAAQAVVLLVRA; translated from the coding sequence ATGATTCGGGTAGGACAAGGTTTCGACGTGCACGCGTTCGCGGAAGGGCGCAAATGCATCATCGGCGGCGTGGACATTCCGTTCGAGAAAGGGCTGCTCGGGCATTCCGACGCGGACGTGCTGCTGCACGCCGTGGCGGACGCGGTGCTCGGGGCGCTCGGGCTCGGCGACATCGGCAAGCATTTCCCGGACACCGATCCGGCGTTCAAGGACGCGGACAGCGTCAAGCTGCTCGAGCACGTGTGGAGCCTCGCGAAGGCGCGCGGCTACAAGCTGGGCAACGCGGACTGCACCGTCATCGCGCAGCGGCCGAAGATGGCGCCGCATATCGAAGCGATGGTTCGCAACATCGCGAAGGCGCTAGAGGCGGAGCCGGAGCAGGTGAACGTCAAGGCGACGACGTCGGAGAAGCTCGGCTTCACCGGCCGGGAAGAGGGCATCGCCGCGCAGGCGGTCGTGCTGCTCGTGCGCGCGTAA
- a CDS encoding Mini-ribonuclease 3 produces METKVGRTPLINDLAGFQFFAPPEPPHLVSPLALAYLGDAVYDLFVRQYVLSRPSRRPNQLHREATRFVSAKAQAQAVRRIEPELTDEERDMLRRGRNAKSHAAPKNTDVLDYRHSTGFECLIGYLYLTRRYERLEALLRLAMDLAPDAKAGEGRNSDE; encoded by the coding sequence TTGGAAACGAAAGTAGGGCGAACGCCGTTGATAAACGACCTTGCAGGATTTCAATTTTTCGCGCCGCCGGAGCCGCCGCATCTCGTCAGCCCGCTCGCGCTGGCGTACCTCGGCGACGCGGTGTACGACCTGTTCGTGAGGCAGTACGTGCTGTCGCGGCCGAGCCGCCGCCCGAACCAGCTGCACCGCGAGGCAACGCGCTTCGTCTCCGCGAAGGCGCAGGCGCAGGCGGTCCGGCGGATCGAGCCGGAGCTGACCGACGAAGAGCGGGACATGCTGCGGCGAGGCCGCAACGCGAAATCGCACGCCGCGCCGAAAAATACGGACGTGCTCGATTACAGGCACAGCACCGGCTTCGAATGTTTGATCGGCTACTTGTATTTGACGCGCCGCTACGAGCGGCTCGAAGCGCTGCTGCGCCTCGCGATGGATCTCGCGCCGGATGCGAAGGCTGGGGAAGGAAGGAATTCAGATGAGTGA
- the nusG gene encoding transcription termination/antitermination protein NusG, translating to MEKRWYVVHTYSGYENKVKANLEKRVESMEMQDKIFRVLVPTEDEVITKDGKRKTVTRKVYPGYVMVEMIQTDDSWYVVRNTPGVTGFVGSTGSGSKPIPLMPEEAEAILKHMGMEEAPRETHDFELKESVRVKVGPFANFVGSIEEILTDKGKLKVHVNMFGRETPLELDYTQVEKI from the coding sequence ATGGAGAAAAGATGGTACGTCGTTCACACGTACTCGGGGTATGAGAACAAGGTGAAAGCCAACCTCGAGAAACGCGTCGAATCGATGGAGATGCAGGACAAAATTTTCCGCGTGCTCGTTCCGACGGAAGACGAAGTCATTACGAAGGACGGCAAACGGAAGACGGTGACGCGCAAGGTGTACCCGGGGTACGTCATGGTGGAGATGATCCAGACCGACGACTCGTGGTATGTCGTGCGAAACACTCCTGGAGTGACGGGGTTCGTCGGCTCTACCGGTTCCGGCTCTAAGCCGATACCGTTAATGCCTGAAGAGGCGGAAGCGATATTAAAGCATATGGGCATGGAAGAAGCGCCGCGCGAAACGCACGATTTCGAATTGAAAGAGTCCGTTCGCGTAAAAGTGGGTCCGTTCGCGAATTTTGTCGGTTCGATCGAAGAGATTCTGACCGACAAAGGGAAGCTGAAGGTCCACGTCAACATGTTCGGTAGAGAAACGCCGCTTGAGCTCGACTACACTCAGGTGGAGAAGATATAA
- the rplK gene encoding 50S ribosomal protein L11, whose protein sequence is MAKKVIKMVKLQVPAGKANPAPPIGPALGQAGVNIMAFCKEFNARTQDQAGLIIPVVITVFEDRSFTFETKTPPAAVLLRVAAGIEKGSGEPNKKKVATVKREKVRQIAEQKMPDLNAASVDAAMKMVEGTARSMGIVIED, encoded by the coding sequence ATGGCAAAAAAGGTCATCAAAATGGTCAAATTGCAGGTTCCTGCAGGCAAAGCCAACCCGGCGCCGCCAATCGGTCCTGCGCTCGGTCAAGCGGGCGTCAACATCATGGCGTTCTGTAAAGAATTCAATGCGCGCACGCAAGATCAAGCAGGTTTGATCATCCCGGTCGTGATTACGGTTTTCGAAGACCGTTCGTTCACGTTCGAAACGAAGACGCCGCCGGCTGCAGTTCTTCTGCGCGTCGCCGCAGGCATCGAGAAAGGTTCGGGCGAGCCGAACAAGAAGAAAGTCGCTACGGTTAAGCGCGAGAAAGTGCGCCAAATCGCCGAGCAAAAAATGCCCGACCTGAACGCGGCGTCCGTCGACGCGGCGATGAAGATGGTCGAAGGCACGGCTCGCAGCATGGGAATCGTCATCGAAGACTGA
- a CDS encoding PIN/TRAM domain-containing protein translates to MRNNMIRYAAAAIGGFVGYRISDAFQHDFLGYFVPGVAFGSVEGQGYGMAVAFAILFYYGYSLTTRFGSIALRKAEERLSAMPAAEAAAGVAGLIVGLIVSALLYPAFRAFGALAPWLAALASIGLGVLGARYALAKREEIAGWIGGFRTAKPPEDTRRVEEHKILDTSVIIDGRIADICKTGFLEGTLVIPEFVLEELQHIADSSDLLKRNRGRRGLDILNKIQKELDVKVLIYEGDYDDVSEVDSKLVKLAKALRGKVVTNDFNLNKVCELQGVSVLNINDLANAVKPVVLPGEEIMVQVIKDGKEHGQGVAYLDDGTMIVVEGGRDYIGMHLEVLVTSVLQTSAGRMIFAKPKLLEKAQ, encoded by the coding sequence ATGCGGAACAACATGATCCGTTATGCGGCGGCGGCGATCGGCGGCTTTGTCGGCTATCGGATTTCGGATGCGTTTCAGCACGACTTTTTAGGGTACTTCGTTCCGGGCGTCGCGTTCGGCTCGGTGGAAGGCCAAGGCTACGGCATGGCAGTCGCGTTTGCTATTCTTTTCTATTACGGCTATTCCCTGACGACCCGGTTCGGGAGCATCGCGCTGCGGAAAGCGGAGGAGCGGCTGTCGGCGATGCCGGCGGCGGAGGCGGCGGCGGGCGTCGCCGGGTTGATTGTCGGTTTGATCGTTTCGGCGCTGCTGTATCCCGCGTTCCGGGCGTTCGGCGCGTTGGCGCCGTGGCTGGCCGCGCTCGCGTCGATCGGGCTCGGCGTCCTCGGGGCGCGGTACGCGCTCGCGAAGCGGGAGGAGATCGCCGGCTGGATCGGCGGGTTCCGGACGGCGAAGCCGCCGGAGGATACGAGGCGGGTGGAGGAGCATAAAATCCTCGATACGAGCGTCATCATCGACGGGCGCATCGCCGACATTTGCAAGACGGGCTTCCTGGAAGGCACGCTGGTCATTCCGGAATTCGTGCTGGAGGAGCTGCAGCATATCGCGGACTCCTCGGATTTGCTCAAGCGCAACCGCGGGCGCCGCGGACTGGACATTCTGAACAAAATTCAGAAGGAGCTCGACGTGAAGGTGCTGATCTACGAAGGGGACTACGACGACGTATCCGAAGTGGACAGCAAGCTCGTCAAGCTGGCGAAGGCGCTGCGGGGCAAAGTGGTGACGAACGACTTTAACTTGAACAAGGTGTGCGAGCTGCAAGGCGTGTCGGTGCTTAACATCAACGATCTCGCCAACGCGGTCAAGCCGGTCGTGCTGCCGGGCGAAGAAATCATGGTTCAAGTGATCAAGGACGGCAAGGAGCACGGCCAAGGCGTCGCTTACCTCGACGACGGCACGATGATCGTCGTCGAAGGCGGGCGCGATTACATCGGCATGCACCTGGAGGTGCTCGTGACGAGCGTGCTGCAGACGTCGGCGGGACGGATGATTTTCGCGAAGCCGAAGCTGCTGGAGAAGGCGCAGTAA
- a CDS encoding NYN domain-containing protein: MDDVLIVDGYNVIGAWPQLRELRDDRLDEARDLLIDAIADYQGYSGMKCIIVFDAYNVPGLGRQYNLRKVEVHYTKEKETADECIERLVKQLTRRRRQIYVATSDFTEQNVAFGSGALRVSARELLVKVRESQKEVSARVQEKPLSERNTFDKHLSGDLREKFEKWRKGQ; encoded by the coding sequence ATGGATGACGTTCTCATCGTCGACGGGTACAACGTCATCGGCGCGTGGCCGCAGCTGCGCGAGCTGCGCGACGATCGGCTGGACGAAGCCCGGGATCTGCTGATCGACGCGATCGCGGACTACCAAGGTTACTCCGGCATGAAATGCATTATCGTATTCGACGCTTATAATGTTCCCGGCTTAGGCCGTCAATACAACCTCCGCAAGGTAGAGGTGCATTATACCAAGGAGAAGGAAACGGCGGACGAATGCATCGAGCGGCTCGTCAAGCAGCTGACGCGCCGGCGCCGCCAAATCTACGTCGCCACATCCGATTTCACCGAGCAGAACGTCGCTTTCGGCAGCGGCGCGCTGCGCGTATCCGCGAGAGAATTGCTCGTCAAAGTGAGAGAAAGCCAGAAAGAGGTGTCCGCCCGCGTGCAGGAAAAACCGTTGTCCGAGCGGAACACCTTCGACAAGCACCTTAGCGGAGACCTTCGGGAGAAGTTCGAGAAATGGCGAAAAGGCCAGTAA
- the pssA gene encoding CDP-diacylglycerol--serine O-phosphatidyltransferase, which yields MGLKQLPNWFTVGNLFLGILAIIMVFNERSDMASILVIIAMLLDGLDGRVARALNAQSEFGKELDSLSDVISFGVAPAFVMYVAAFQGLHEALGWIVTALFPICGALRLARYNVSAGLPGYFLGLPIPAAGGVLCTLALFADDIPIWVMVLSSLALSFLMVSTVKYPNFKQLGLSKRVVWITPFIIIGAASVAVLHPGWASKLLFIPLLLYALFGLRKNVEVIAKAAGRRVRAVRGQRPLLARRGRKTKLLRFGGRRSRDGADSNEPKQD from the coding sequence ATGGGTTTGAAGCAACTTCCGAACTGGTTCACGGTCGGGAATTTATTTTTAGGGATATTGGCCATCATCATGGTGTTCAACGAGCGCTCCGACATGGCCTCCATTCTGGTCATCATCGCGATGCTGCTCGACGGCCTGGACGGCCGGGTCGCCCGCGCCTTGAACGCGCAGAGCGAATTCGGGAAGGAGCTCGATTCGCTGTCCGACGTTATCTCGTTCGGGGTCGCGCCGGCCTTCGTCATGTACGTGGCGGCGTTCCAAGGGCTGCACGAGGCGCTCGGGTGGATCGTGACGGCGCTGTTCCCGATTTGCGGGGCGCTGCGGCTCGCCCGGTACAACGTCAGCGCCGGCTTGCCCGGTTACTTCCTCGGGCTGCCCATTCCGGCGGCGGGCGGGGTGCTGTGCACGCTGGCGCTGTTCGCGGACGACATCCCGATTTGGGTGATGGTGCTGTCCTCGCTGGCGCTGTCGTTCTTGATGGTCAGCACGGTCAAGTACCCGAACTTTAAGCAGCTGGGCCTCTCCAAGCGGGTCGTCTGGATTACGCCGTTCATCATTATCGGCGCGGCGTCGGTCGCGGTGCTTCATCCCGGCTGGGCGTCCAAGCTGCTCTTCATTCCGCTGCTGCTGTACGCGCTGTTCGGCCTCCGGAAGAACGTCGAGGTGATCGCGAAGGCGGCCGGCCGGCGGGTGCGCGCGGTCCGGGGGCAGCGTCCGCTGCTGGCGCGGCGCGGCCGGAAAACGAAGCTGCTCCGGTTCGGCGGGCGCCGTTCGCGGGACGGGGCGGATTCGAACGAACCGAAGCAAGATTGA
- the sigH gene encoding RNA polymerase sporulation sigma factor SigH: MSVDFRASAKSEYELIPDEDVVEAVRGGSSEALEHLINKYRNFVRAKARSYFLIGADREDIVQEGMIGLYKSIRDFRGDKLASFKAFAELCITRQIITAIKTATRQKHIPLNSYVSLDKPIYDEDSDRTLLDVICGSKMSDPEELIINQEEFSGLEDKMGEILSDLERRVLMLYLDGRSYQEIAVDLDRHVKSIDNALQRVKRKLERYLEVRNISY, from the coding sequence GTGAGCGTCGACTTCAGAGCGTCAGCCAAGTCCGAGTATGAACTGATTCCAGACGAAGATGTGGTCGAGGCGGTTCGCGGCGGAAGCAGCGAGGCCCTGGAGCATTTGATCAATAAGTACCGCAACTTCGTGCGAGCGAAGGCGCGGTCCTACTTTTTGATCGGGGCCGATCGGGAAGATATCGTTCAAGAAGGCATGATCGGGTTGTACAAATCCATCCGCGATTTTCGCGGGGACAAGCTTGCGTCGTTCAAGGCGTTCGCCGAGCTGTGCATTACCCGGCAGATCATCACGGCGATCAAAACCGCGACGCGCCAAAAGCACATCCCCCTGAATTCCTACGTTTCCTTGGATAAACCGATCTACGACGAAGATTCCGATCGCACGCTGCTGGACGTCATTTGCGGCTCGAAAATGTCCGACCCCGAAGAACTCATCATCAATCAGGAAGAGTTCAGCGGCTTGGAAGATAAGATGGGCGAAATTTTGAGCGACTTGGAGCGTCGGGTGTTAATGCTGTATCTCGACGGGCGGTCGTACCAAGAAATCGCGGTCGATCTCGACCGACACGTGAAATCGATCGACAACGCGCTGCAGCGCGTCAAGCGGAAGCTTGAACGTTATTTGGAAGTGCGCAACATCAGTTACTGA